A DNA window from Ipomoea triloba cultivar NCNSP0323 chromosome 10, ASM357664v1 contains the following coding sequences:
- the LOC116032488 gene encoding ras-related protein RABA2a-like, whose protein sequence is MARRADEEYDYLFKVVLIGDSGVGKSNLLSRFTRNEFCLESKSTIGVEFATRTLQVEGRTVKAQIWDTAGQERYRAITSAYYRGALGALLVYDVTKPTSFENISRWLKELRDHADSNIVILLIGNKTDLKHLRAVATEDAESYAEKEGLSFIETSALEATNVETAFQTALSEIYRIISKKSISSESTSAHIKEGQTLVVDAQVTDTKRTCCSAP, encoded by the exons ATGGCGAGGAGAGCGGACGAGGAATACGATTATTTGTTCAAAGTGGTGCTAATCGGCGATTCGGGAGTAGGGAAATCGAACCTGCTATCCAGATTCACCAGAAACGAGTTCTGCTTGGAGTCCAAGTCCACCATCGGCGTTGAATTCGCCACCCGTACGCTTCAG GTTGAGGGAAGAACAGTGAAGGCACAGATCTGGGACACTGCGGGCCAGGAGAGATACCGAGCCATAACTAGCGCCTATTACAGAGGTGCGCTCGGGGCATTGTTAGTCTACGATGTGACAAAGCCAACTTCCTTTGAGAACATCAGCCGCTGGCTGAAGGAACTGAGAGACCACGCAGATTCAAACATTGTGATCCTGCTGATTGGAAACAAGACCGACCTGAAGCATCTTCGAGCAGTTGCCACCGAGGATGCTGAGAGCTACGCAGAGAAGGAAGGCCTGTCTTTCATCGAAACATCTGCTTTGGAGGCGACTAATGTAGAGACGGCATTCCAGACAGCCCTCTCTGAAATCTATCGGATAATTAGTAAGAAGTCGATTTCTTCAGAGTCAACCAGTGCTCATATTAAAGAAGGACAGACTCTTGTTGTCGATGCACAGGTGACAGATACCAAGAGAACTTGCTGCTCCGCACCTTAA
- the LOC116032798 gene encoding glucuronoxylan 4-O-methyltransferase 1 → MRPKTQSSLNLRLLLICIFIAFFILFVMKSSIVSSPPTTQSPSSSSSSSQSSSKSQTFLPRKEAKRSTKNCNKKIPASVAKAVIHYSTSAITPQQTTKEISVTSRILEQKSPANFLVFGLGHDSLMWHTLNYGGRTVFLEEDQAWIHQITKKFPMLESYHVTYDTKLSQASDLLETGKGPECTATTDDPRYSMCQLALKSLPSLVYEVPWDLIMVDAPTGYHDEAPGRMAAIYTAGMMARHRGDGGETDVFVHDVNRVVEDKFSKVFLCEGYMKRQEGRLRHFTIPSYRNRLDMPFCP, encoded by the coding sequence ATGAGGCCAAAAACACAATCCTCACTCAACCTTAGACTCCTCCTCATCTGCATCTTCATAGCCTTCTTCATCCTCTTTGTAATGAAATCATCAATAGTCTCATCTCCACCAACAACCCaatctccttcttcttcttcttcttcttcccaatCTTCATCAAAATCCCAAACATTTTTGCCCAGAAAAGAAGCAAAAAGATCCACCAAGAACTGCAACAAGAAAATCCCAGCATCAGTGGCAAAAGCTGTGATCCATTACTCCACCTCAGCCATTACCCCCCAACAGACCACCAAGGAAATCTCAGTAACCTCAAGAATCCTGGAACAAAAATCCCCTGCAAACTTCCTAGTTTTCGGCCTCGGGCACGACAGCTTGATGTGGCACACCCTCAACTATGGGGGCAGGACAGTGTTCCTGGAAGAGGACCAGGCCTGGATTCACCAGATCACCAAGAAGTTCCCCATGCTGGAATCTTACCATGTCACCTATGACACAAAACTCAGTCAGGCCTCTGATCTACTGGAGACTGGCAAGGGACCAGAATGCACGGCCACTACAGACGACCCCAGATACTCCATGTGCCAGCTGGCACTGAAAAGTCTGCCTAGCCTGGTTTACGAGGTCCCGTGGGACTTGATCATGGTGGACGCCCCCACCGGGTACCACGACGAGGCGCCCGGGAGGATGGCGGCGATCTACACCGCCGGGATGATGGCTAGACACCGGGGGGATGGTGGGGAGACGGATGTTTTTGTGCATGATGTTAACAGGGTGGTGGAAGATAAATTCTCTAAGGTGTTCTTGTGTGAAGGTTACATGAAGAGACAGGAGGGGCGTCTTCGGCATTTCACCATCCCGAGTTATAGGAATCGTTTGGATATGCCGTTTTGCCCTTAG
- the LOC116032435 gene encoding regulator of nonsense transcripts UPF3-like: MKGPLDRTKIVLRHLPPALPRSTLSEQIDSRFSGRYNWLYFRPGKTSQKHQTYSRAYINFKTPEDVVEFAEFFNGHVFVNEKGSQFKTIVEYAPLQRAPRQWSKKDGREGSILKDPEFLEFLEFVGKPVEYLPSAEIQLERKEAERSGAAKDAPIVTPLMHFVRQKRAAKSGARRVSNGKSTRRVGGASTGSPSSSASKRGSEKRRNSTKMYVQRDSSKVEGSKDRAYILVRKHDDKQLVDKSGTSASAVSEESGVSVSADSGKKKILLLKGKEKEIPDVSLGASLQQNVASHFKNSLTSSAPKTNQRREASGRIIRSILLKDARQNQSSSTAQSEQQVPEREKRPPRPPSVQLSQRDCNGLPEDKFAGNDSLNVHVDKMEKRTRSRDRPDRGVWTPLRRPDNSHASDEYLSSSTSQSTQAQDSAEGSLVEVKNDGLSARGGEFKPTGSGRSSHSSVDNGTYRYSGRRGTAHNTKDADGPSFGEGRPSRRGGPGYGTHEKQVWVQKSSSGS, encoded by the exons ATGAAGGGCCCGTTAGATCGAACGAAGATTGTGCTGCGGCACTTGCCGCCGGCGCTTCCCCGGTCTACGCTGTCTGAGCAAATTGATTCTCGATTTTCTGGTCGCTACAACTGGCTATACTTTCGGCCTGGGAAAACCAG CCAAAAACATCAAACTTATTCAAGAGCATATATTAACTTTAAGACACCTGAAGATGTTGTTGAGTTTGCAGAGTTCTTTAATGGACATGTCTTTGTTAACGAGAAAG GGTCTCAGTTCAAAACAATTGTCGAGTATGCCCCTTTACAGCGTGCTCCAAGGCAGTGGTCTAAGAAAGATGGCCGTGAAGGGTCTATCTTGAAAG ATCCTGAATTTCTGGAGTTCTTAGAATTTGTTGGAAAGCCTGTTGAGTATCTTCCTAGTGCAGAAATTCAGTTGGAAAGAAAGGAAGCTGAACGTTCAG GTGCTGCTAAGGATGCTCCTATAGTTACTCCCTTAATGCATTTTGTGCGTCAGAAACGAGCTGCAAAAAGTGGGGCTCGG AGGGTATCTAATGGAAAATCAACCAGAAGGGTTGGAGGAGCATCAACAGGAAGTCCGAGCTCTAGTGCATCTAAGCGGGGCTCAGAAAAGAGGAGAAATTCTACAAAAATG TATGTTCAACGGGACAGTTCCAAGGTTGAAGGTAGCAAGGACAGAGCATACATTCTAGTTCGAAAACATGATGACAAACAACTTGTTGACAAATCTGGTACTTCAGCTTCTGCAGTGTCAGAGGAAAGTG GAGTTTCTGTTTCAGCTGATAGTGGGAAGAAGAAAATCCTGCTCTtgaagggaaaagaaaaagaaattcctGAT GTTTCTCTTGGTGCATCACTGCAGCAGAATGTTGCCTCTCATTTCAAGAATTCACTTACTTCATCTGCTCCTAAGACAAATCAGAGGCGTGAGGCCAGTGGAAGGATCATCAGAAGTATACTTCTCAAGGATGCTCGCCAGAATCAGTCATCATCTACTGCTCAATCAGAACAGCAAGTCCCAGAGAGGGAGAAAAGACCTCCTAGGCCACCAAGTGTTCAATTATCTCAGAGGGATTGTAATGGATTACCTGAGGATAAGTTTGCTGGGAATGATTCACTCAATGTCCATGTGGATAAGATGGAAAAACGTACAAGGAGTAGGGATAGGCCAGATCGTGGTGTCTGGACTCCACTTCGACGTCCTGATAATTCACATGCAAGTGATGAATATTTGTCATCATCTACCTCTCAATCTACCCAAGCTCAAGATTCTGCTGAAG GAAGTCTTGTGGAAGTGAAAAATGATGGACTAAGCGCACGTGGTGGAGAGTTCAAACCCACTGGAAGTGGACGAAGTTCTCATTCTTCTGTTGATAATG GTACTTACAGATATAGTGGTCGTCGTGGAACAGCACATAATACAAAAGATGCTGATGGCCCCTCATTTGGGGAAGGACGACCCTCAAGAAGAGGAGGTCCTGGATATGGTACCCATGAG AAACAAGTATGGGTCCAAAAGTCAAGTTCTGGTTcttaa
- the LOC116032381 gene encoding shaggy-related protein kinase kappa-like yields MASAGLGHGGAGSSRNASSGFSNSSSSFDWLGREMLEMRLRDRVDLDDDRDSEPDVIDGVGVETGHVIKTTIGGRNGQPRQNVSYIAERVIGTGSFGVVFQAKCRETGEIIAIKKVLQDKRYKNRELQIMQMLDHPNIVALKHSFFSTTDNEDLYLNLVLEYVPETANRVARQYSRMNQRMPLIYVKLYTYQICRALAYIHNCIGICHRDIKPQNLLVNPHTHQLKLCDFGSAKVLVEGEPNVSYICSRHYRAPELIFGATEYTTAIDIWSTGCVMAELLLGQPLFPGESGVDQLVEIIKVLGTPTREEMKCMNPNYTEFKFPQIKPHPLHKIFQKQLPPEAFDLVYRFFQYSPHLRCTALEACLHPFFDELKDPNTRLPNHRPLPPLFNFKPQELTGLPPETVHRLIPEHARMQN; encoded by the exons ATGGCATCTGCTGGCCTAGGCCATGGAGGAGCTGGGAGTTCTAGAAATGCTAGTAGTGGTTTTTCAAATTCATCTAGTTCGTTTGACTGGCTGGGAAGGGAAATGCTTGAGATGAGGTTGAGGGACAGGGTGGACCTTGACGATGACAGG GACAGCGAACCAGATGTAATTGATGGTGTGGGTGTAGAAACAGGACACGTTATTAAAACTACTATTGGTGGTCGAAATGGTCAGCCCAGGCAG AATGTTAGCTACATAGCTGAACGTGTGATAGGAACAGGGTCTTTTGGTGTTGTTTTCCAA GCAAAATGCAGAGAAACTGGAGAAATTATTGCAATTAAGAAGGTTCTTCAAGATAAGCGCTACAAGAACCGAGAGTTGCAGATAATGCAAATGTTGGACCACCCTAATATTGTTGCACTTAAGCATTCTTTCTTCTCGACAACAGATAATGAAGATCTATATCTGAATCTCGTCCTTGAGTATGTCCCTGAAACAGCTAACCGTGTTGCTAGGCAGTACAGCAGAATGAACCAGCGGATGCCATTGATATACGTCAAGCTGTATACCTATCAG ATTTGCAGGGCATTGGCTTACATCCATAACTGCATTGGCATTTGTCACCGTGATATTAAGCCTCAAAATTTACTG GTGAACCCACATACACATCAGCTGAAACTTTGTGATTTTGGAAGTGCAAAAGTTTTG GTGGAAGGAGAACCCAATGTGTCATACATTTGCTCACGACATTATCGTGCTCCTGAGCTCATATTTGGTGCCACTGAATATACGACAGCTATTGACATCTGGTCTACAGGTTGTGTCATGGCAGAATTACTTCTTGGACAG CCTTTATTTCCTGGAGAGAGTGGGGTTGACCAATTAGTAGAGATCATAAAG GTCTTGGGAACACCTACTAGAGAGGAGATGAAGTGCATGAACCCAAACTATACTGAATTCAAATTTCCACAGATAAAACCCCATCCTTTGCACAAG ATTTTCCAAAAACAACTGCCTCCGGAAGCATTTGACTTGGTTTATCGTTTTTTCCAGTATTCCCCACATTTGAGATGCACTGCT TTGGAGGCTTGTCTTCATCCTTTCTTTGATGAACTGAAAGACCCAAATACCCGCCTGCCTAATCATCGTCCTCTTCCGCCACTCTTCAATTTCAAACCTCAAg AGCTCACCGGCTTACCTCCTGAAACTGTTCAT
- the LOC116031657 gene encoding ras-related protein RABD1-like, whose translation MSTEYDYLFKLLLIGDSSVGKSCLLLRFADDSYVDSYISTIGVDFKIRTVELEGKTIKLQIWDTAGQERFRTITSSYYRGAHGIIIVYDVTEKESFDNVKQWLNEIDRYANESVCKLLVGNKCDLVEDKVVDTETAKAFADELGIPFLETSAKDSINVEHAFLTMASKIKKKMGTQPTGNNKSANTVQIKGQPIEQKSNCCG comes from the exons ATGAGTACTGAATA TGATTATCTGTTCAAACTGTTGCTGATTGGAGACTCTTCCGTGGGAAAGTCTTGCCTTCTTCTCAGATTCGCC GATGATTCATATGTTGACAGTTACATTAGCACTATTGGAGTTGATTTT AAAATTAGGACTGTGGAGCTCGAGGGCAAGACAATCAAGCTCCAAATT TGGGATACTGCTGGCCAGGAGCGTTTCCGGACTATAACAAGCAGTTACTATCGTGGAGCACACGGGATTATT ATTGTCTATGATGTAACTGAAAAGGAGAGCTTCGACAATGTCAAGCAATGGCTGAACGAAATTGACAGATATGCAAATGAGAGTGTATGCAAACTCTTAGTCGGAAATAAATGTGATTTGGTGGAGGACAAAGTTGTGGACACAGAGACAGCAAAG GCATTTGCCGATGAGCTTGGCATTCCTTTTCTTGAGACCAGTGCCAAAGACTCCATCAACGTGGAGCATGCTTTCTTAACCATGGCTAGCAAGATTAAGAAAAA AATGGGCACCCAGCCAACTGGAAACAATAAATCGGCTAACACTGTTCAAATCAAGGGACAGCCAATTGAGCAGAAGAGCAACTGCTGTGGCTAA
- the LOC116031399 gene encoding probable serine/threonine-protein kinase At1g54610: MPKAMGLGKIRLGLRTRIMGCICSKGGGPMKKLAKKHSKGGKDKEAKRQSSKRNCRKEEIVLEMENGNLDITPLIISDEKSVGPAPQGGGGLEEKEKKRVVRKMKKHHTMDVGGGGLEPQINRMFSVRNGVDGAQVVAGWPSWLTAAAGEAIKGWVPRKADSFEKLDKIGEGTYSSVYRALDLDTGTIVALKKVRFVNMDPESVHFMAREILILRRLDHPNVMKLEGLVTSRVSGQLHLVFEYMEHDLGGLAASPDVKFDESQIKCYMQQLFRGLEHCHTRGVLHRDIKGSNLLIDNNGTLKIGDFGLATFYRANQVQPLTSRVVTLWYRPPELLLGATNYRVNVDMWSSGCILAELYAGKPIMPGRTEVEQLHKIFKLCGSPSDDFWKKSKLQNATIFKPKKTYERRIAETFKDLSPSSLSLLDSLLSLEPERRGTASSALENEFFTTAPLPCDPSALPKYPPCKEYDARMRDEMLRRQNGSGGKDSEGAAPAPGDLAKLQAAIKKWQGQLKLKKRGGMSEVDNSRRCGGSELRRHVSFKARGGVGQLPMFCNSAAPHTASIGLDLCREDISVNSHWHRLAMKYNRVIETESVHHYQNDEQQPRKDNMMGYVPQSGHIHYSGPLIPAGGNIDEMLKEHEKQVQNAVRKARLDKTSKAQKGNIDYGQTESLLQYVGNPR, from the exons ATGCCGAAAGCAATGGGGTTGGGGAAAATTAGGTTAGGTCTTAGGACAAGGATAATGGGGTGCATTTGCTCCAAGGGGGGAGGCCCAATGAAGAAGCTAGCCAAGAAGCACAGCAAAGGAGGGAAAGACAAAGAAGCAAAGAGGCAGTCTTCAAAGCGCAATTGTAGAAAAGAAGAGATAGTGTTGGAGATGGAGAATGGCAATCTGGACATCACTCCCCTCATTATTTCTGATGAGAAAAGTGTGGGTCCTGCGCCACAGGGGGGTGGTGGGTTGgaagagaaggagaagaagcGTGTGGTGCGAAAGATGAAGAAGCACCACACCATGGATGTGGGGGGAGGTGGGTTGGAGCCTCAGATAAATAGGATGTTCAGTGTGAGGAATGGAGTTGATGGGGCACAGGTGGTTGCTGGATGGCCATCCTGGCTCACTGCAGCTGCAGGGGAAGCTATCAAAGGGTGGGTTCCAAGAAAGGCCGACTCTTTTGAGAAGTTAGATAAG ATTGGTGAAGGGACATATAGTAGTGTGTACAGAGCCCTTGACCTTGACACTGGAACTATAGTTGCACTAAAGAAAGTGCGGTTTGTCAACATGGATCCAGAAAGTGTTCATTTTATGGCAAGGGAAATTCTCATCCTGCGCAGGCTGGATCACCCGAATGTTATGAAGCTCGAAGGTCTTGTGACTTCTCGGGTTTCAGGCCAGCTACATCTTGTGTTCGAGTATATGGAGCATGACCTTGGCGGCCTTGCAGCATCACCAGACGTCAAATTTGATGAATCACAG ATAAAATGTTACATGCAGCAGCTCTTTCGCGGGCTGGAACACTGCCATACTCGAGGGGTTTTGCATCGTGACATCAAGGGCTCTAATCTTTTGATTGACAATAATGGAACTCTCAAGATAGGGGATTTTGGACTTGCAACATTTTACCGTGCCAATCAAGTGCAGCCTCTAACAAGCCGTGTGGTCACATTGTGGTATCGGCCTCCAGAGCTTTTGCTTGGTGCTACTAACTACAGAGTGAATGTGGATATGTGGAGTTCTGGTTGCATCCTTGCTGAATTGTACGCGGGAAAACCTATCATGCCTGGAAGGACCGAG GTTGAACAGCTGCATAAAATCTTTAAACTTTGTGGTTCTCCATCTGACGACTTCTGGAAGAAGTCGAAATTGCAGAATGCAACAATTTTTAAACCTAAGAAGACTTATGAACGCCGCATTGCTGAGACATTCAAGGACTTGTCTCCGTCGTCTTTATCACTTCTGGATTCTCTCCTGTCTTTAGAACCTGAGCGTCGAGGAACTGCAAGCTCAGCACTGGAAAACGAG TTCTTCACAACAGCGCCTCTTCCGTGTGATCCATCAGCACTGCCCAAGTACCCGCCTTGCAAGGAATATGATGCTAGGATGCGAGATGAGATGCTCAGAAG GCAAAATGGCAGCGGGGGTAAAGATTCTGAAGGGGCTGCTCCAGCGCCTGGTGATCTCGCGAAGCTGCAAGCTGCAATAAAG AAATGGCAAGGGCAGTTGAAGCTGAAGAAACGCGGGGGGATGAGTGAAGTCGATAATTCAAGGCGTTGTGGTGGTTCAGAGTTGAGACGACACGTATCCTTCAAAGCTCGGGGAGGAGTGGGGCAACTACCGATGTTCTGCAACTCAGCAGCGCCCCACACCGCCTCTATTGGCTTGGATCTCTGCAGGGAGGACATCAGTGTTAATTCACACTGGCACCGCCTCGCTATGAAATATAATCGAGTCATTGAAACCGAGTCCGTTCATCACTACCAGAACGATGAGCAGCAACCTAGGAAGGATAATATGATG GGCTATGTTCCACAGAGCGGTCACATACACTACTCCGGCCCATTGATTCCAGCCGGAGGAAACATAGACGAAATGCTCAAGGAACACGAGAAGCAGGTCCAAAACGCTGTGCGCAAAGCTCGCCTTGACAAAACTAGCAAGGCACAGAAAGGCAACATTGACTATGGACAAACCGAATCTCTCTTGCAGTATGTTGGCAACCCCCGCTAA